Proteins encoded together in one Allomeiothermus silvanus DSM 9946 window:
- a CDS encoding LacI family DNA-binding transcriptional regulator, which produces MNTRVSIQDVAQLAGVAVSTVSRVLNGYRDVSEETRAKVQRAVEQLGYRPNQAARTFRTGKTQSVSVLLPMIGTDFYNRLINGIDQGLAQRDYDAGLFPLLSPRRLERYRNPSAPPYNADGLILASLNPDRLFEGGKIPADLPTVLVDIAHFAYDSVTVDHLAGGYLAGKHLLERPAPTFVVMIEERFDTPFASGVFRERLRGFQRALEEGSVKLPRDHIITVEFSWDGGRLAAKEILRRLDGPANIFATCDLLAQGLIDEFAHKGIGVGGEVRLVGYDDQPWAEAYGLSTVKQPIESMGGLAARLLLQRMERPTAEVTHRVLSPRLVVRASSRG; this is translated from the coding sequence ATGAACACACGCGTCTCCATCCAGGATGTGGCCCAGCTCGCCGGGGTCGCCGTGAGCACGGTCTCCCGGGTGCTCAACGGCTACCGCGACGTATCTGAGGAGACCCGGGCCAAGGTGCAGCGCGCCGTCGAGCAACTCGGCTACCGGCCCAACCAGGCCGCCCGTACCTTCCGCACGGGGAAGACCCAATCCGTATCGGTGCTTCTGCCCATGATCGGCACCGACTTCTACAATCGCCTGATCAACGGCATTGACCAGGGGCTCGCCCAGCGGGACTACGACGCCGGGCTCTTCCCCCTGCTGAGCCCGCGCCGCCTCGAGCGCTACCGCAACCCCTCCGCACCCCCCTACAACGCCGATGGCCTGATCCTGGCCTCGCTCAACCCCGACCGCCTCTTTGAGGGTGGCAAGATCCCGGCGGATTTGCCCACCGTCTTGGTGGATATTGCCCATTTCGCCTACGACAGCGTGACCGTGGACCACCTCGCGGGAGGCTACCTCGCGGGTAAACACCTCCTCGAGCGCCCCGCCCCCACCTTTGTGGTCATGATCGAGGAGCGCTTCGACACCCCCTTCGCCAGCGGCGTCTTCCGGGAGCGCCTCAGGGGTTTCCAGCGGGCCTTGGAGGAGGGTTCGGTGAAGTTGCCCAGGGACCACATCATCACCGTAGAGTTCAGCTGGGATGGGGGTCGCCTGGCAGCAAAGGAGATCCTGCGCAGGCTCGACGGTCCGGCCAATATCTTCGCTACCTGCGACCTGCTGGCCCAGGGACTCATCGACGAGTTCGCCCACAAGGGCATCGGGGTCGGGGGTGAGGTACGGTTGGTGGGCTATGACGACCAGCCCTGGGCCGAGGCCTACGGGCTGTCAACCGTGAAGCAGCCCATCGAGTCGATGGGAGGGCTGGCCGCGCGGCTACTGCTACAGCGCATGGAGCGCCCCACCGCCGAGGTCACCCACCGGGTGCTCAGCCCGCGGCTGGTGGTGCGGGCGTCGTCCAGGGGGTGA